The following are encoded in a window of Blattabacterium cuenoti genomic DNA:
- a CDS encoding ATP-dependent helicase, producing the protein MDYTSSLNLNSTQRKIIETIHGPVLVIAGAGSGKTRVITHRIVHMINNIGINPSRILALTFTNKAAKEMKMRISNMLNPTDLNQISLGTFHSIFSWVLRKESHWLGYKSNYTIYDQRDSENVIKKILDDFNFKTSLSPTKIRRKISEYKNKLKSINNEKSYQDIKKIYEYYVKRCLKSEALDFDDILLHTNYLFFHFPQILHKYQEKFQYILIDEYQDTNFFQNAIIKNLSSKHRNIFAVGDDAQSIYAFRGANISNILNFHTDYNEAKIFRLEQNYRSTHHIVQVANKIISFNKNQIFKKVWTNNEKGEKIKIYGAPSEKEEAQYIASFIYFTKKNTQFKNKDFAILYRTNTQSNILEKALKEKKISYKIYGSISFYKRKGILDFLAYLKIINNPNEEESLLRIIKKKIENKKAIKLIFNLSKKEKKTFYNLLKNLINYYPFLRIHKKTKEKLENFILKIEKFRLELNEKNTYKIAKDIANFFLEEDKKNYYHADDFQYILENISLYLKEQEILKKNGDMSLSGFLRYFSLREGIDEENEENQVSLMTIHLSKGLEFSVVFIAGLEENLFPSKSSLENALKLEEERRLFYVAITRAQKKAILTYAKSRFLWGKKIRTVPSRFIQEISEKVIDREHGIQNLNKANPIIISKDLYSDEKKTLSMFKKGIKVFHKNFGMGMILNIQNEIAIIKFQKLGIKKILLKIAKLVIYS; encoded by the coding sequence ATGGATTATACATCATCACTTAATCTGAATAGTACCCAACGAAAAATTATAGAAACAATTCATGGGCCTGTTCTAGTCATTGCTGGAGCTGGATCCGGAAAAACCCGTGTCATTACACATCGTATAGTGCACATGATTAATAATATAGGAATCAATCCATCTAGAATATTAGCTTTAACTTTTACTAATAAAGCAGCTAAAGAAATGAAGATGCGGATTTCAAATATGTTGAATCCAACGGATTTGAATCAGATATCACTGGGAACTTTTCATTCTATATTTTCATGGGTTTTGCGAAAAGAATCTCATTGGCTTGGTTATAAATCAAATTACACTATTTACGATCAAAGAGATTCAGAAAATGTGATAAAAAAAATATTAGATGACTTCAATTTTAAAACATCTCTCAGCCCTACAAAAATTAGAAGAAAAATATCTGAATATAAAAATAAATTGAAATCCATAAACAATGAAAAATCATATCAGGATATAAAAAAAATATATGAATATTATGTAAAACGTTGTTTAAAATCAGAAGCTTTAGATTTTGATGACATATTACTTCATACCAATTATTTATTTTTTCATTTTCCTCAAATACTACATAAATACCAAGAAAAATTCCAATACATATTAATCGATGAATATCAGGATACAAATTTTTTTCAAAATGCGATTATTAAAAATTTATCTTCAAAACATAGAAATATTTTTGCCGTAGGTGATGATGCTCAAAGTATATATGCTTTTCGTGGCGCAAACATATCAAATATTTTAAATTTTCATACGGATTACAATGAAGCAAAAATTTTTCGTCTTGAACAAAATTATCGTTCTACCCATCACATAGTGCAGGTCGCTAATAAGATTATTTCTTTTAATAAAAATCAAATTTTTAAAAAAGTTTGGACAAATAATGAAAAAGGAGAGAAGATAAAAATATATGGAGCTCCTTCTGAAAAGGAAGAAGCGCAATACATTGCTTCTTTCATCTATTTCACTAAAAAAAATACCCAATTTAAAAATAAAGATTTTGCTATTCTCTATAGAACCAATACACAATCAAATATCCTGGAAAAGGCTCTAAAAGAAAAAAAAATATCATACAAAATATACGGATCCATATCCTTCTATAAACGTAAAGGAATTCTAGATTTTTTAGCTTATTTAAAAATCATCAATAATCCCAACGAAGAAGAATCCCTATTACGTATCATAAAAAAAAAAATAGAAAATAAAAAAGCCATTAAATTAATATTCAATTTATCTAAAAAGGAAAAGAAAACTTTTTATAATCTTTTAAAGAATCTGATAAATTATTATCCTTTCCTAAGAATCCACAAAAAAACAAAAGAAAAATTAGAAAATTTCATTTTAAAAATAGAAAAATTTCGTTTGGAATTAAACGAAAAAAACACCTATAAAATAGCAAAAGACATAGCAAATTTCTTCTTAGAAGAAGATAAAAAAAATTATTATCATGCTGATGATTTTCAATATATATTAGAAAATATCTCTCTATATCTTAAAGAGCAAGAAATCTTAAAAAAAAATGGAGATATGAGTTTATCTGGATTTTTGCGATATTTTTCTTTAAGAGAAGGAATCGATGAGGAAAATGAAGAAAATCAGGTATCCTTAATGACTATACATTTATCTAAAGGTTTAGAATTTTCCGTAGTTTTTATTGCAGGATTGGAAGAAAACTTATTTCCATCAAAATCTAGTTTAGAAAATGCATTGAAACTTGAAGAAGAACGCCGTCTATTTTATGTTGCTATAACAAGAGCTCAAAAAAAAGCTATATTAACATATGCAAAATCTCGTTTTTTATGGGGAAAAAAAATTAGAACGGTTCCTAGTCGTTTTATTCAGGAAATAAGCGAAAAAGTTATTGACAGAGAACATGGAATTCAGAATCTAAATAAAGCCAATCCTATAATCATATCAAAAGATTTATATTCTGATGAAAAGAAAACATTATCCATGTTCAAAAAAGGAATTAAAGTATTTCACAAAAATTTTGGAATGGGAATGATACTAAACATTCAAAATGAAATAGCTATAATTAAATTTCAAAAATTAGGAATAAAAAAAATTTTACTGAAAATAGCTAAACTTGTTATTTATTCCTAA
- a CDS encoding cation diffusion facilitator family transporter produces MEDKKMKLNFSLQKLIFFVAILLFFIKLITWYITSSLSIFSDAMESITNIISGLIGLYSLYISSLPKDHNHPYGHGKIEFISTAIEGLLIFFVGMTIFIKSFLHVKHHDPILLKLDYAIPMMSFTAIVNYGLGFLACKIGNENRALTLIATGKHLQTDTYSTFGIVMGLILLNITKWIWIDPIISVIFSFVILYTGLKLLRYATAGIMDESDKKLLKKLSLYINEKRDLHWIDLHHLKIIKHGSALHVDCHLTVPWFFNVKESNEEVKKLTNLTKDKFGHKVELSVHVDACNNDHCVSCFNISCKERKNFLHKKTSYLHSNH; encoded by the coding sequence ATGGAAGATAAAAAGATGAAACTCAATTTTAGTCTACAAAAATTAATTTTTTTTGTAGCTATTCTTTTATTTTTCATTAAGTTAATTACTTGGTATATCACTTCTTCTCTTTCTATATTTAGTGATGCAATGGAAAGTATAACCAATATTATTAGTGGATTGATAGGTTTGTATAGCCTGTATATATCCTCTTTACCCAAAGATCACAATCATCCATATGGTCATGGAAAAATAGAATTTATATCCACAGCTATAGAAGGATTATTAATTTTTTTTGTAGGAATGACTATTTTTATAAAAAGTTTTTTACATGTAAAACATCATGATCCTATTTTATTAAAATTAGATTATGCAATTCCTATGATGTCATTTACCGCTATTGTTAATTATGGGTTAGGTTTTTTAGCCTGTAAAATAGGAAATGAAAATAGAGCTTTAACGTTAATAGCTACTGGAAAACATCTTCAAACAGATACTTATTCTACTTTTGGAATAGTGATGGGATTAATATTGTTAAATATTACAAAATGGATATGGATAGATCCTATTATTTCTGTTATTTTTTCCTTTGTAATTTTATATACAGGATTAAAATTGTTAAGATATGCTACAGCTGGTATTATGGATGAATCGGATAAAAAACTTTTAAAAAAATTATCTCTTTATATAAATGAAAAAAGAGATCTCCATTGGATTGACCTTCATCATTTAAAAATTATTAAACATGGAAGCGCTTTACATGTAGATTGTCATTTAACTGTTCCATGGTTTTTTAATGTCAAAGAATCCAATGAAGAAGTCAAAAAATTGACAAATTTAACAAAAGATAAATTTGGACATAAAGTAGAATTATCTGTACATGTAGATGCTTGCAATAATGATCATTGTGTATCCTGTTTCAATATTTCTTGTAAGGAAAGAAAAAATTTTTTGCATAAAAAAACTTCTTATTTACACAGTAATCATTAA
- a CDS encoding DUF4290 domain-containing protein, whose product MEYNTNRFKLVIPEYGRNIHKMIAYAIQIKNRKKRNRCAWSIIKLMTDSNPKLNNPYFQHKLWNQLFIMSKYQLDIDPPFPKPHPEKIKYYKKVEYPEYLTNFRYYGKIIRNMIHVAIHCKNRQKKEGLFYAIANTMKKNYLRWNKNLVEDDIIFKDLKELSKGKICLMNNTDPLLQCSYLLNPKRKKNYMRKKKIG is encoded by the coding sequence ATGGAATATAATACTAATCGTTTCAAATTGGTTATCCCAGAATATGGTAGAAATATTCATAAGATGATTGCTTATGCAATACAAATAAAAAATAGGAAAAAACGTAATCGTTGCGCTTGGAGTATCATTAAATTGATGACGGATTCCAATCCTAAATTGAATAACCCATATTTTCAACATAAACTATGGAATCAATTATTTATTATGTCTAAATATCAATTAGATATTGATCCTCCTTTTCCAAAACCTCATCCAGAAAAAATAAAATATTATAAAAAAGTGGAATATCCTGAATATTTAACTAATTTCAGGTATTATGGAAAAATCATTAGAAATATGATACATGTAGCAATACATTGCAAAAATAGACAAAAAAAAGAAGGGCTATTTTATGCTATAGCAAATACTATGAAAAAAAATTATTTGAGATGGAATAAAAACCTTGTAGAAGATGATATTATCTTTAAAGATTTAAAAGAGCTTTCAAAAGGAAAAATCTGTTTAATGAATAATACCGATCCTTTATTACAATGTTCCTATCTTTTAAATCCAAAGAGAAAAAAGAACTATATGAGAAAAAAGAAAATAGGATGA
- the murA gene encoding UDP-N-acetylglucosamine 1-carboxyvinyltransferase, with protein MASFKIEGGSPLKGEIQPQGAKNEALQVLCAVLLTSEKLRIKNIPEIEDVKCLMQILQNLGVVIKKNDIGDFTFQAKNICLEYLNTKKFRENGKCIRGSVMMAGPLLARFGKGCMPIPGGDRIGRRRLDTHLRGFESLGIHINYNRENQYFDLTSKYLKGKFILLEEASITATANIIMVSSLAKGKTTIYNAACEPYIQQLCKLLNRMGAKIKGIGSNLIHVNGVTELGGCTHTILPDMVEIGSWIGLAAITSSEIKIRNVSWKNLGIIPNIFQKMGIFLENKDDDIYIPSQKSYQIKKLLNNAILTISDAPWPGLTPDLLSIFTVVATQAKGSVLIHQKMFESRLFFVDKLIEMGAQIILCDPHRATVIGLNHQSSLRGSLLNSPDIRAGISLLIAALSARGTSRIKNIEQIDRGYENIDQRLRLLGANIVRTE; from the coding sequence ATGGCTTCTTTTAAGATAGAAGGAGGATCTCCTCTAAAAGGAGAAATCCAACCACAAGGAGCAAAAAATGAAGCTTTGCAAGTTTTGTGTGCGGTATTGCTAACCTCAGAGAAATTGAGAATAAAAAATATTCCAGAAATAGAAGATGTAAAATGTTTGATGCAAATACTTCAAAACTTAGGAGTTGTCATAAAAAAAAATGATATTGGAGATTTTACTTTTCAAGCTAAAAATATTTGTCTAGAATATTTAAATACGAAAAAATTTCGTGAGAATGGAAAATGTATTAGAGGTTCGGTCATGATGGCGGGACCTTTGCTAGCTAGATTTGGAAAAGGGTGTATGCCTATACCTGGAGGAGATAGAATTGGTCGTAGACGTTTAGATACACATCTAAGAGGTTTTGAATCTTTAGGAATTCATATAAATTATAATAGAGAAAATCAGTATTTTGATCTTACCTCTAAATATTTAAAAGGAAAATTTATTCTTCTAGAAGAAGCCTCTATAACAGCTACAGCTAATATTATCATGGTTTCGTCTTTAGCTAAAGGAAAAACCACTATTTATAATGCGGCTTGTGAGCCTTATATTCAACAATTATGTAAGCTATTAAATAGAATGGGGGCAAAAATAAAAGGCATAGGTTCTAATTTAATTCATGTTAATGGAGTTACAGAATTAGGAGGATGTACCCATACTATTTTACCTGATATGGTAGAAATAGGAAGTTGGATAGGATTAGCCGCTATTACTAGTTCTGAAATAAAAATTCGGAATGTTAGTTGGAAAAATCTAGGAATTATCCCGAATATATTCCAAAAAATGGGAATCTTCTTAGAAAATAAAGACGATGATATTTATATCCCCTCTCAAAAATCCTACCAAATAAAAAAATTATTAAACAACGCCATATTAACAATTTCTGACGCCCCATGGCCAGGTTTAACACCAGATTTACTAAGTATTTTCACTGTAGTAGCTACTCAAGCGAAAGGAAGTGTCTTAATCCATCAAAAAATGTTCGAAAGTAGATTATTTTTTGTAGATAAATTAATTGAAATGGGAGCACAAATAATATTATGTGATCCTCATAGAGCAACCGTTATTGGTTTGAATCATCAATCTTCTTTACGAGGTTCTCTATTAAACTCTCCAGATATCCGAGCTGGAATATCTCTTCTTATAGCTGCACTTTCTGCTAGAGGGACTAGTAGGATAAAGAATATAGAACAAATAGATCGAGGATATGAAAATATTGATCAAAGATTACGTCTTTTAGGAGCAAATATTGTAAGGACAGAATGA